In one Mastacembelus armatus chromosome 19, fMasArm1.2, whole genome shotgun sequence genomic region, the following are encoded:
- the LOC113135649 gene encoding histone acetyltransferase p300-like isoform X1 — protein MAENVLDPGPPSAKRPKLSSPALSASASDGNDFGSLFDLEHDLPDELISSNDPGLVNGGDLNQLHTTLGGGPGGMGPGGGSGGAAGMGLGLVPGGGPGVVGGGQDAVAKHKQLSELLRSGGPTSTQQGHQGAMGSPGGPTAMGQHLANMKASPTQGPQQMMGQGQQHLSPQQQANMMQQQQQQNAAGMMGSMNRVMMGAQQKGNNGQQQPGMIGSQVMNGSPRMAFGSQGMGGNSNLLAETLQQQGAGGQAGMRGQQPGAMNKMGMMGNPGAPFAGPYAGQGNQGLGGTGLGPQIQNKGPMANNLAQFNVDKKNQPMQGMATMGSQQSQGNVGGPSGAPVGGGPGMVPNTQAGLVGPGTQVSAASAAAGAPPTADPEKRKLIQQQLVLLLHAHKCQRREQANGEVRQCNLPHCRTMKNVLNHMTHCQAGKSCQVAHCASSRQIISHWKNCTRHDCPVCLPLKNAGDKRNPQCESLLGGAGAGLGSSLGAVPGGQPSTPNLNPPSQIDPSSIERAYAALGLTYQGNQIQAQTPQSSMPNQGLQGQAGMRPLNAIGANPMGVNGGVGAPPPNQQANLLQDTMMHLNVNSQGMMSDGSGVGSLPTAAPPSATGMRKNWHEDITQDLRNHLVHKLVQAIFPTPDPAALKDRRMENLVAYARKVEGDMYESANSRAEYYHLLAEKIYKIQKELEEKRRTRLQKQGLGLGPAGLGQPPTGLPTNGPLPDPSMVRPAGPNQMVNRMQGPGMNQFNQMGMQAMGQRSTPPLPIGPPGSQLGMVGPRMGQPSVNQLQNQYLSQGQFSGSGPAVGTAQPGAQAGMAQTQMGTPPSLPVASPLAQPGSAGGPGGISAVGPMGPQSAGTGGPNSVVGVPPSSMTPSNTNQQPNSIPHLGAMRGSSPSPAHSRSPTPHQTPPRLAGSQTPQPHTPNAPPLAPPPAPQQNQLGQGPGSNKSLQQHIGPAGSTTPSHPGLGSSSTPHGVQRPHTPLSQKGSFPPDSQALTPASVNSLDTSSQQPPSNTSATNLDPKMEIKQQDEEEESDAGSCSKGGKLSNLRMEEKPVKLELKKEECCGEGGKGVPMDTSATTPTLGVKTEDRKPEVKKEVKEEEEPSGASVPQVPVKKKIFKPEELRQALMPTLESLYRQDPESLPFRMPVDPQLLCIPDYFDIVKNPMDLSTIKRKLDTGQYQDPWQYVDDIWLMFNNAWLYNRKTSRVYKYCSKLAEVFEQEIDPVMQSLGYCCGRKLEFSPQTLCCYGKQLCTIPRDAAYFSYQNRYHFCEKCFNEIQGETVSLGDDPTQPQTSINKEQFEKKKNDTLDPELLVECMDCGRRMHQICVLHNDTIWPLGFVCDGCLKKTNKTRKENKYSAKRLPQTKLGSFLEMRVNEFLKRQNHLESGEVSIRVVHVSDKVVEVKPGMKSRFVDNGEMSESFPYRTKALFAFEDIDGADVCFFGMHVQEYGSDCPQPNQRRVYISYLDSVHFFRPRCLRTAVYHEILIGYLEYVKKLGYTTGHIWACPPSEGDDYIFHCHPADQKIPKPKRLQEWYKKMLDKAVAERIVHDYKDIFKQATEDRLTSAKELPYFEGDFWPNVLEESIKELEQEEEERKREENSTSNESIDDTKGDSKNAKKKNNKKTSKNKSSLSRANKKKPGMPNVSNDLSQKLYATMEKHKEVFFVIRLIAGPMANALPPIVDPDPMMACDLMDGRDAFLTLARDKHLEFSSLRRSKWSSMCMLVELHNQSQDRFVYTCNECKHHVETRFHCTVCEDYDLCITCYNTKGHEHKMEKLGLGLDDESSNQAAATTQSPGDSRRLSIQRCIQSLVHACQCRNANCSLPSCQKMKRVVQHTKGCKRKTNGGCPICKQLIALCCYHAKHCQENKCPVPFCLNIKHKLRQQQLQHRLQQAQMLRRRMASMQRVGQPTPGGVPGGNGLPSPGANNGATGPGTPTSVGTQPPTPQTPTQGSIPALPQQQVVGMGGMGGMGTPGQQQQVQPQAGAMPPQQHIHQFPPVGGGGGGGMMNSPQQPMVPQLQQQPPNVQQLQQQLHPGGLPPYNPRPPGASPLHQSLGKPGLGPATPPQQQQQPNQVQGSMPVQGQQQGPPLAAVETALKIQRLAETQRQMAQAQAQIRGMGQGGMMSPHPHHQNTQAQMGMSHIGAPPQGVVGRTMLDAQQGMLPGMQQGGPQSQLPPQVQQQLQQVQQAGGGQLQSTNQQWGAGGPAMNPQQRPGIMSHMAPQQQPGVPQQQQQMNQQQSQPGNRGLMQVMGVSGPVGGAPTALAGAAGPGNLPQAALQDLLRSLRSPRSPLQQQQVLNILRSNPTLMAAFIRQRAARYQGGQGGAGGAVGPPQGGPGGVRSQGAPGGLPGVGAPGANQLANMDGQQQVNVNQAGQPGMNMAQGGAGGGNMPILAQLQQIQQQPQQRPMLSGNLQQQQIAALQQQQQQGAMQAGQQGNMNNVNTPFREMMIRRHLQQQQQQQQQQMGNHGQFQQAQGLQQQGQQGFMQPGQGQPGIPPSSQPQPVGAGVGGPQQQQGGPQGGPGQLGQQQGYPNSTSQVSAAIQQRLQHPMQMQQQQNSMGGLQGQDGGPGGGGGPGGPPLQPGQGGPGQGQQQQGGVGGGSSGPPLPQVSQGMLHQNIHQRLMQQQHLGGGSPAQHSSPMSPQQQMAQSPHHLQGQGLGPAGSLSSQVRSPQPSPRPQSQPPHSSPSPRMQPQPQPQPSPHRISPQTQTGSPHPGHLNQHHPSMAPPQPPQPQQQPGSSVDPGQFSSDQNSIMSQLSGMTGMHAGQGGQSDMLGGNSNSGNNNQELGTNINHNSLDLM, from the exons ATGGCCGAGAACGTTCTGGACCCTGGCCCGCCTTCAGCCAAGAGGCCTAAACTCTCATCTCCAGCACTTTCCGCCTCCGCCAGCGATGGAAACG ATTTCGGCTCACTGTTTGACCTGGAGCATGATCTCCCAGATGAGCTCATCAGCTCTAATGATCCAGGCCTGGTCAATGGTGGGGACCTCAACCAGTTGCACACCACTCTTGGAGGAGGACCTGGAGGAATGGGTCCTGGAGGAGGCAGTGGAGGTGCAGCAGGAATGGGTCTTGGGCTTGTCCCTGGAGGCGGTCCTGGGGTTGTTGGTGGTGGTCAGGATGCAGTGGCCAAGCACAAACAGCTGTCTGAGCTTTTACGCTCAGGGGGACCCACCTCGACCCAACAAGGGCACCAAGGAGCCATGGGCAGCCCAGGAGGACCCACTGCCATGGGTCAACACTTGGCGAACATGAAAGCATCCCCTACGCAGGGTCCTCAACAGATGATGGGCCAGGGGCAGCAGCACCTCTCCCCTCAGCAACAGGCTAAcatgatgcagcagcagcagcaacagaatgCAGCTGGAATGATGGGTAGCATGAACAGGGTCATGATGGGAGCACAGCAGAAAGGCAATAATGGACAGCAGCAGCCAGGCATGATTGGAAGCCAGGTGATGAATGGTTCCCCCAGGATGGCCTTTGGGAGTCAGGGTATGGGTGGCAACAGCAACCTGTTGGCTGAGACCCTCCAGCAGCAGGGAGCCGGTGGCCAGGCCGGGATGAGAGGGCAGCAGCCTGGAGCGATGAACAAG ATGGGGATGATGGGGAACCCAGGTGCCCCTTTTGCAGGTCCATATGCAGGTCAGGGGAATCAAGGTCTGGGAGGTACAGGGCTGGGCCCTCAGATCCAGAACAAAGGTCCCATGGCCAACAACTTGGCCCAGTTCAATGTGGACAAGAAAAACCAGCCAATGCAAGGAATGGCTACCATG GGCTCACAGCAGTCCCAGGGAAATGTGGGTGGTCCCTCTGGTGCACCTGTGGGTGGAGGCCCAGGGATGGTGCCCAACACTCAGGCAGGTCTGGTGGGTCCTGGCACGCAGGTTTCTGCAGCATCTGCTGCAGCCGGTGCACCGCCCACGGCTGACCCTGAGAAGCGCAAGCTAATCCAGCAACAACTGGTACTCCTGCTTCATGCACACAAGTGCCAGAGGAGGGAACAGGCCAACGGTGAAGTCCGGCAGTGCAACCTGCCCCACTGCCGCACCATGAAGAATGTCCTCAACCACATGACTCACTGCCAGGCTGGCAAGTCCTGTCAGG TTGCTCACTGCGCATCATCGAGGCAGATCATTTCCCACTGGAAGAACTGCACACGACATGACTGCCCTGTCTGCTTGCCACTGAAGAATGCTGGGGACAAGAGGAACCCGCAGTGTGAGT CCCTACTTGGTGGTGCTGGTGCAGGTCTGGGCAGCTCTCTTGGGGCAGTCCCTGGTGGCCAACCCAGCACCCCTAACCTCAATCCACCGAGCCAGATTGACCCCAGCTCAATCGAAAGAGCGTACGCAGCCCTGGGCCTCACTTACCAGGGCAACCAGATCCAAGCTCAGACTCCACAGTCCAGTATGCCCAATCAGGGCCTGCAGGGCCAGGCTGGCATGAGACCACTCAATGCAATTG GTGCTAATCCAATGGGAGTTAATGGAGGTGTGGGAGCTCCACCTCCGAACCAACAAGCCAATCTGCTGCAGGATACTATGATGCATCTGAATGTGAACAGCCAAGG TATGATGAGCGATGGCAGTGGGGTCGGCTCCCTCCCCACAGCAGCCCCTCCGTCTGCCACGGGTATGAGGAAAAACTGGCACGAGGACATCACGCAGGATTTACGAAACCACTTGGTACATAAACT TGTTCAGGCTATTTTTCCAACACCAGACCCCGCTGCTCTTAAGGACCGTCGAATGGAGAACCTAGTAGCCTATGCCAGAAAGGTTGAGGGAGACATGTATGAGTCAGCAAACAGCAGG GCTGAATACTATCACCTCCTAGCAGAGAAGATTTATAAAATCCAGAAAGAACTAGAGGAGAAGCGGAGGACCCGACTCCAGAAGCAGGGCCTTGGCCTTGGGCCTGCTGGACTGGGTCAACCCCCTACTGGGCTACCTACAA ATGGTCCTCTCCCTGACCCATCAATGGTGCGACCAGCTGGACCAAATCAAATGGTGAACAGGATGCAAGGGCCAG GTATGAATCAGTTCAATCAGATGGGGATGCAGGCAATGGGCCAGAGGTCCACACCTCCTCTCCCCATTGGACCACCTGGCAGCCAG TTGGGAATGGTTGGACCCAGGATGGGGCAGCCCAGTGTAAACCAGTTGCAGAACCAATATCTGTCCCAGGGACAGTTTTCTGGTTCAGGGCCAGCTGTTGGAACAGCCCAACCTGGAGCCCAGGCAGGCATGGCACAG ACGCAGATGGGcactcctccctctcttccagTTGCTAGTCCTCTAGCACAGCCAGGTTCAGCAGGTGGTCCTGGTGGTATCTCTGCTGTGGGGCCAATGGGTCCCCAGAGTGCGGGTACTGGAGGTCCAAACTCAGTTGTTGGAGTCCCTCCTTCCTCAATGACTCCATCTAACACAAACCAGCAGCCCAACTCCATCCCACATTTGGGAGCCATGCGTGGCAGCTCTCCTTCCCCTGCTCACAGCCGATCCCCTACCCCTCACCAGACACCCCCCAGACTAGCTGGGTCCCAGACCCCACAGCCACACACCCCTAATGCACCACCTCTGGCTCCACCTCCGGCACCACAGCAGAACCAGCTTGGCCAAGGTCCAGGCTCCAACAAGTCCCTCCAGCAGCATATAGGCCCAGCTGGGTCGACCACTCCATCTCACCCTGGACTGGGGTCCAGCTCTACGCCGCATGGTGTTCAGCGGCCACACACTCCG TTGTCCCAAAAGGGTTCGTTCCCACCAGACAGTCAAGCCCTGACACCAGCCTCTGTCAACAGCTTGGACACTTCCTCGCAGCAGCCACCGTCAAACACCTCAGCCACCAACCTCGACCCCAAGATGGAGATAAAACAGCAGGACGAGGAAGAGGAGAGTGACGCTGGCAGCTGCTCCAAAGGAGGGAAGCTCAGCAACCTCAGAATGGAGGAAAAGCCTGTGAAATTGGAGCTTAAAAAGGAGGAGTGTTGTGGAGAGGGAGGTAAAGGGGTTCCCATGGATACATCAGCAACAACTCCAACATTGGGCGTGAAGACGGAGGACAGGAAaccagaggtgaagaaggaggtgaaagaggaagaagagccgTCGGGGGCATCTGTACCACAGGTCCCAGTGAAAAAGAAGA TCTTCAAGCCAGAAGAGCTCCGTCAGGCCCTGATGCCCACTCTCGAATCTCTGTATAGACAAGACCCAGAGTCTCTGCCCTTCAGAATGCCTGTTGACCCTCAACTGCTGTGCATACCT GACTACTTTGACATTGTGAAGAATCCTATGGACTTATCAACTATCAAGCGAAAGCTAGACACAG GTCAGTACCAGGATCCTTGGCAGTATGTGGATGACATTTGGTTGATGTTCAATAACGCCTGGTTATACAACCGCAAAACATCCCGCGTCTACAAGTACTGCTCCAAGCTGGCCGAGGTTTTCGAGCAGGAGATCGACCCCGTCATGCAGAGCCTTGGCTACTGCTGTGGGAGGAAG CTGGAGTTTTCTCCTCAGACACTGTGCTGCTATGGAAAGCAGCTGTGCACTATTCCCCGAGACGCTGCTTACTTCAGCTACCAGAACAG GTACCACTTCTGTGAGAAGTGCTTCAACGAAATCCAGGGAGAGACGGTTTCCCTGGGTGACGACCCCACGCAGCCACAGAC ATCAATTAACAAGGAACAGtttgagaagaagaagaatgacaCACTGGACCCTGAACT ACTTGTTGAATGTATGGACTGTGGGCGCAGGATGCACCAGATCTGTGTGTTGCACAATGACACAATCTGGCCATTGGG TTTTGTTTGTGACGGCTGCTTAAAGAAGACAAATAAGACgagaaaagagaataaatattCTGCCAAAA GGTTGCCCCAAACAAAGTTGGGAAGTTTCCTGGAGATGAGGGTGAACGAGTTCTTGAAGCGTCAGAACCACCTGGAGTCTGGCGAGGTGTCCATTCGCGTCGTCCACGTCTCTGACAAAGTGGTGGAAGTTAAACCGGGCATGAAGTCCAG ATTTGTGGACAATGGAGAGATGTCAGAGTCGTTCCCATACAGGACAAAAGCCCTTTTTGCATTTGAGGACATTGATGGTGCAGACGTCTGCTTCTTCGGTATGCATGTTCAAGAGTATGGATCCGACTGCCCTCAGCCCAACCAGCG GCGAGTATACATCTCCTATCTGGACAGTGTACACTTCTTCCGGCCTCGCTGTCTAAGAACAGCTGTTTACCATGAAATCCTCATTGGGTACTTGGAATATGTCAAGAAGTTGGG CTACACCACTGGCCACATCTGGGCCTGCCCACCTAGTGAGGGGGATGACTACATCTTCCACTGTCACCCTGCAGATCAGAAGATCCCAAAGCCCAAACGCCTTCAGGAGTGGTACAAGAAGATGTTGGACAAAGCTGTGGCAGAGCGAATAGTGCATGACTATAAG GACATCTTCAAGCAGGCAACAGAAGATCGTCTGACCAGTGCCAAGGAGTTGCCTTACTTTGAAGGTGACTTTTGGCCCAATGTGCTTGAGGAGAGCATCaaagagctggagcaggaggaggaggagaggaaaagggagGAGAACAGCACCTCCAACGAGAGTATTGAT GACACAAAGGGTGACAGTAAaaatgcaaagaagaagaacaacaaGAAGACCAGCAAGAACAAGAGCAGCCTGAGCCGAGCCAATAAGAAGAAGCCAGGGATGCCCAACGTATCCAATGACCTTTCACAGAAACTCTATGCCACTATGGAAAAACATAAAGAG GTGTTCTTTGTGATCCGGTTGATTGCAGGCCCCATGGCAAATGCCTTGCCCCCTATTGTAGACCCAGATCCCATGATGGCATGTGACCTCATGGATGGCCGTGATGCTTTCCTTACGTTGGCACGGGATAAACACTTGGAGTTCAGCTCACTGAGGAGATCCAAGTGGAGCTCCATGTGCATGTTGGTAGAGTTGCATAACCAAAGCCAGGACCGCTTTGTCTACACTTGTAATGAGTGCAAGCACCACGTGGAGACTCGTTTCCACTGTACTGTCTGTGAG GATTATGACCTCTGCATCACATGTTACAACACAAAGGGCCACGAGCACAAGATGGAGAAGTTAGGCCTCGGTTTAGATGATGAGAGCAGCAACCAGGCTGCTGCCACCACTCAGAGCCCTGGAGACTCTCGTCGTCTCAGCATCCAGCGCTGCATCCAGTCCCTGGTCCATGCCTGCCAGTGCCGCAATGCAAACTGCTCTCTGCCGTCCTGCCAGAAGATGAAACGGGTTGTTCAGCACACAAAAGGCTGCAAGAGAAAGACCAATGGTGGCTGCCCCATCTGCAAGCAGCTTATTGCATTATGTTGCTACCATGCTAAGCACTGTCAGGAGAACAAGTGCCCAGTCCCGTTCTGCCTAAATATCAAGCACAAACTCcgccagcagcagctgcagcacaggctCCAGCAAGCCCAGATGCTTAGGAGGAGGATGGCCAGCATGCAGAGAGTGGGCCAGCCTACTCCTGGAGGAGTCCCTGGGGGGAATGGCCTGCCCTCTCCAGGAGCTAACAATGGAGCAACTGGTCCTGGTACCCCTACTTCTGTGGGCACGCAGCCTCCAACCCCACAGACACCCACCCAAGGGAGTATCCCTGCACTTCCTCAGCAACAGGTAGTTGGGATGGGTGGAATGGGAGGAATGGGAACTCCCGGCCAGCAACAGCAGGTGCAGCCCCAAGCTGGTGCTATGCCCCCTCAACAACATATCCATCAGTTTCCGCCAgtgggtggaggaggtggaggggggaTGATGAACTCTCCTCAGCAGCCGATGGTGCctcagctacagcagcagcctcccaATGTGCAGcaactccagcagcagctgcaccCTGGTGGTTTACCTCCATACAACCCGAGACCACCTGGAGCCTCTCCTCTCCATCAGTCCCTGGGAAAACCTGGGCTGGGACCAGCCACGCCACcccagcagcaacaacaacccAACCAGGTCCAGGGGTCAATGCCTGTACAAGGCCAGCAGCAAGGGCCCCCTCTGGCTGCTGTAGAGACTGCCCTAAAAATTCAGCGCTTAGCAGAGACCCAGAGACAGATGGCCCAGGCTCAAGCTCAGATCCGTGGCATGGGACAGGGGGGCATGATGTCTCCACATCCTCACCACCAGAACACCCAGGCCCAGATGGGTATGTCCCACATTGGGGCTCCCCCTCAGGGAGTTGTTGGCAGGACTATGTTAGACGCACAACAGGGAATGCTACCGGGAATGCAGCAAGGCGGCCCTCAGTCACAGTTGCCACCTCaagttcagcagcagctccagcaagTCCAGCAGGCAGGTGGTGGACAACTGCAGTCAACAAACCAGCAGTGGGGTGCTGGGGGGCCAGCTATGAACCCCCAGCAACGGCCGGGCATAATGAGTCACATggcaccacagcagcagccaggagttcctcagcagcagcagcagatgaatCAGCAACAATCGCAACCAGGAAACCGTGGGCTGATGCAGGTAATGGGTGTATCAGGACCTGTTGGAGGGGCACCGACTGCATTAGCAGGTGCAGCTGGACCAGGAAACCTGCCCCAAGCAGCACTACAAGATCTCCTGCGATCCCTACGTTCACCAAGATCACCCCTTCAACAGCAGCAGGTCCTCAACATCCTACGTTCCAACCCAACCCTCATGGCTGCTTTTATTAGGCAAAGAGCAGCACGGTATCAAGGTGGTCAGGGTGGTGCTGGAGGAGCAGTGGGGCCTCCACAAGGGGGCCCTGGAGGTGTGAGGTCCCAAGGGGCTCCCGGAGGGCTGCCGGGTGTGGGAGCCCCTGGGGCTAATCAGCTTGCTAACATGGATGGACAACAGCAGGTTAATGTGAACCAGGCAGGCCAGCCGGGGATGAACATGGCTCAGggtggagcaggaggagggaaTATGCCCATCCTGGCTCAGCTTCAGCAGATACAACAGCAGCCACAACAGCGCCCAATGTTATCTGGGAATCTACAGCAACAGCAGATAGCTGCattgcagcagcaacagcagcagggagcAATGCAAGCAGGGCAACAAGGCAACATGAACAATGTGAATACACCGTTCAGAGAGATGATGATTAGGagacacctgcagcagcagcagcagcagcagcagcagcagatgggAAACCATGGGCAGTTCCAGCAGGCACAAGGACTCCAGCAGCAGGGTCAGCAGGGCTTTATGCAGCCCGGCCAGGGACAGCCAGGAATACCCCCCTCCTCTCAACCCCAGCCTGTGGGTGCAGGTGTGGGGGGTCCCCAGCAACAGCAAGGAGGACCACAGGGTGGGCCAGGACAGCTGGGCCAGCAGCAAGGTTACCCCAACTCCACATCACAAGTATCTGCAGCGATCCAGCAAAGGCTCCAGCATCCAATGCAGAtgcaacaacagcagaattCGATGGGTGGGCTTCAAGGACAAGATGGAGGGCCTGGTGGTGGCggaggtccaggaggacctcCTCTCCAGCCTGGACAAGGAGGACCAGGGCAGGGACAACAGCAGCAAGGTGGAGTTGGTGGAGGAAGTAGTGGGCCCCCATTACCACAGGTGTCCCAAGGCATGCTTCACCAGAATATCCACCAGAGGctaatgcagcagcagcacctagGTGGGGGCTCACCAGCCCAGCACAGCAGTCCCATGAGTCCCCAACAGCAGATGGCTCAGTCCCCCCACCACCTCCAAGGACAAGGACTTGGTCCAGCAGGATCACTCAGCAGTCAGGTCAGGTCACCGCAGCCCTCACCAAGACCACAGTCGCAGCCCCCGCACTCCAGCCCGTCCCCGCGCATGCAGCCCCAGCCTCAGCCCCAGCCTTCACCTCATCGCATCTCCCCGCAGACCCAGACTGGCTCACCTCACCCAGGCCACTTAAACCAACATCACCCGAGCATGGCACCACCCCAACCTCCACaaccgcagcagcagccaggtAGTTCCGTAGATCCTGGTCAGTTCAGCTCAGACCAGAACTCCATCATGTCCCAGTTAAGTGGGATGACAGGGATGCACGCTGGGCAGGGGGGGCAGTCGGACATGTTGGGTGGGAATAGTAACAGCGGCAACAACAACCAGGAGCTGGGAACGAACATTAACCACAACAGTCTAGACCTTATGTAG